Within Longimicrobiaceae bacterium, the genomic segment TTGCTCCGGTGGATGACCGGAATGATCGAGCGGGAGATGCGGAGCGCCGCGCTCGTTGCCCCGTGGGCGATGACCGGGACGATGGTGCTATTGGCCGGGCTCCTGGGCTTGTTCTCCGGCGGGTCGGATTCGTGGGCGATGTTCGCAGGCGCGCTATGCATCCTCGCGGTTCTCAGCCTCGCGTTCGGATATGCGTACGTGGGCCGGGCGCACGGGCTGCTCGCGCTGCTGCGGGCGTGCGGCTGGGTGGAGCGCGAGGAGCCCGTGTGAGCCGCGCGCACGGCGGGGCGATGCGATACATTCGGTCCGGGCGGCGCGATCCGGCGTCGCCCGAACCGAATCTCCCCACCACGGCTAGCATGACGGACGGCAACCCCGAGGCGGCGACGAAGACCAAGAAGGGCGAGGCCACCCGCGCCCTGATCCTGGAAACCGCGCTGGACCTGTTCCGCGAGCGCGGCTACGAGGAGACGACGATGCGCGCCGTGGCCGAGCGGGCGGGCGTGGCGCTGGGCAGCGCGTACTACTACTTCCGCGGCAAGGAAGAGCTGATCCAGACGTTCTACGGCCGCACGCACACCGAGCACCTCGCGGCGTGCGCCCCCGTGCTCGCCCGCGAGACCTCGCTGAAGGCGCGGCTGCTGGGGGTGATGCAGGCCAAGGTGGACACGCTGGAGCCCTATCACCGCTTCTCCGGCCTGCTGTTCAAGACCGCGGCGGACCCGCGCAGCCCGCTCAACCCGTTCAGCGACGCGTCGCGCCCGGTGCGCGCCGAGGCGACGGCGCTGTTCGCGGAGGTGGTGCGCGGCGCGAACGAGCGCGTGCCGGCGGACCTGGAGGCCGAGCTTCCCAACCTGCTGTGGACGTACCACATGGGCATCGTTCTCTTCTGGATCCACGACTCGTCGCC encodes:
- a CDS encoding TetR family transcriptional regulator, which encodes MTDGNPEAATKTKKGEATRALILETALDLFRERGYEETTMRAVAERAGVALGSAYYYFRGKEELIQTFYGRTHTEHLAACAPVLARETSLKARLLGVMQAKVDTLEPYHRFSGLLFKTAADPRSPLNPFSDASRPVRAEATALFAEVVRGANERVPADLEAELPNLLWTYHMGIVLFWIHDSSPGRRRTRKLIGGTVDLVVRLISLAGLPLMGPVRRSVLRLLADVEADDAEDIETDDAAPAGEDPTPA